The following are encoded together in the Odocoileus virginianus isolate 20LAN1187 ecotype Illinois chromosome 28, Ovbor_1.2, whole genome shotgun sequence genome:
- the ATL3 gene encoding atlastin-3 isoform X2: MESGKPGPVQVVLVQKDQHSFELEEKALASILLQDHIRELDVVVVSVAGAFRKGKSFLLDFMLRYLYFQKEGGHSNWLGDPEEPLTGFSWRGGSDPETTGIQIWSEVFTVEKPGGKKVAVVLMDTQGAFDSQSTVKDCATIFALSTMTSSVQIYNLSQNIQEDDLQQLQLFTEYGRLAMDEIFQKPFQTLMFLVRDWSFPYEYNYGLQGGMSFLEKRLQVKEHQHEEIQNVRNHIHSCFSSVSCFLLPHPGLQVATSPDFDGKLKDIASEFKEQLQTLILYVLNPANLMEKEINGSKVTCRGLLEYFKAYIKIYQGEDLPHPKSMLQATAEANNLAAAASAKDVYYNNMEEVCGGDKPYLSPDILEEKHCEFKQLALDHFKKTKKMGGKDFSLRYQQELEEEIKELYENFCKHNSSKNVFSTFRTPAVLFTGIVALYIASGLTGFIGLEVVAQLFNCMVGLLLIALLTWGYIRYSGQYRELGGAIDSGAAYVLEQATSHIGNSTQAAVRDAVAGRPPSDKKAQ; this comes from the exons ATGGAGAGCGGAAAGCCTGGTCCAGTGCAGGTTGTTTTGGTTCAGAAAGACCAACATTCCTTTGAGCTAGAAGAGAAAGCTTTGGCCAGCATCCTCTTACAGGACCACATCCGAGAGCTTGATGTGGTGGTGGTGTCGGTGGCTGGTGCCTTCCGAAAGGGCAAGTCCTTCTTGCTGGACTTCATGCTACGATACTTATATTTCCAG AAGGAAGGTGGCCATTCAAACTGGTTGGGTGACCCAGAAGAACCGTTGACAGGGTTTTCATGGCGAGGGGGCTCTGACCCAGAAACCACCGGAATTCAGATCTGGAGTGAGGTTTTCACTGTGGAGAAGCCAGGTGGAAAGAAG gTTGCAGTTGTTCTGATGGATACCCAGGGGGCATTTGACAGCCAGTCCACTGTGAAAGACTGTGCTACCATCTTTGCTCTGAGCACCATGACTAGCTCTGTTCAG atttaTAATTTGTCCCAGAACATTCAAGAAGATGATCTTCAACAGCTGCAG ctcttcACAGAATATGGTCGTCTGGCGATGGATGAAATTTTCCAAAAACCCTTCCAG ACACTGATGTTCCTGGTTCGAGACTGGAGTTTCCCTTATGAATACAACTATGGATTACAGGGAGGAATGTCATTTTTGGAAAAGCGTCTACAG GTAAAAGAACATCAACATGAAGAAATTCAGAATGTCCGGAATCACATCCATTCATGTTTCTCCAGCGTCTCCTGTTTTCTACTACCACATCCAGGACTCCAGGTGGCCACAAGCCCTGACTTTGATGGCAAATTGAAAG ACATTGCCAGTGAATTCAAAGAGCAGTTACAGACACTGATCCTGTATGTATTAAACCCAGCCAACTTAATGGAGAAGGAGATCAATGGCTCAAAAGTCACCTGTCGGGGACTGCTGGAGTATTTTAAG GCATATATTAAAATTTACCAAGGAGAAGATCTGCCTCACCCCAAATCCATGCTTCAG GCCACCGCTGAAGCCAACAATTTAGCAGCTGCAGCCTCTGCCAAGGACGTTTATTACAACAACATGGAAGAG GTTTGTGGGGGAGACAAACCATATTTGTCTCCAGACATTCTAGAGGAGAAGCACTGCGAATTCAAACAGCTTGCTCTGGACCATTTTAAGAAGACGAAAAAGATGGGCGGGAAGGATTTTAGCCTTCGTTACcagcaggagctggaggaggagatcAAGGAACTCTATGAGAACTTCTGCAAGCACAACAGTAGCAAGAATGTCTTTAGCACGTTCCGAACCCCTGCAGTGCTCTTCACGGGCATCGTGGCTCTATACATCGCCTCTGGCCTCACTGGCTTTATTGGTCTTGAGGTGGTGGCCCAGCTGTTCAACTGTATGGTTGGACTGCTGTTAATAGCACTTCTCACCTGGGGGTACATCAGGTACTCTGGTCAGTATCGTGAGCTGGGCGGTGCTATTGATTCTGGTGCAGCGTATGTGTTAGAGCAG GCCACTTCTCACATCGGTAATTCCACTCAGGCTGCTGTAAGGGATGCAGTTGCTGGGAGACCACCCTCGGATAAAAAAGCTCAGTAG
- the ATL3 gene encoding atlastin-3 isoform X1 — protein sequence MLSPQRAVAAASGGAGDAMESGKPGPVQVVLVQKDQHSFELEEKALASILLQDHIRELDVVVVSVAGAFRKGKSFLLDFMLRYLYFQKEGGHSNWLGDPEEPLTGFSWRGGSDPETTGIQIWSEVFTVEKPGGKKVAVVLMDTQGAFDSQSTVKDCATIFALSTMTSSVQIYNLSQNIQEDDLQQLQLFTEYGRLAMDEIFQKPFQTLMFLVRDWSFPYEYNYGLQGGMSFLEKRLQVKEHQHEEIQNVRNHIHSCFSSVSCFLLPHPGLQVATSPDFDGKLKDIASEFKEQLQTLILYVLNPANLMEKEINGSKVTCRGLLEYFKAYIKIYQGEDLPHPKSMLQATAEANNLAAAASAKDVYYNNMEEVCGGDKPYLSPDILEEKHCEFKQLALDHFKKTKKMGGKDFSLRYQQELEEEIKELYENFCKHNSSKNVFSTFRTPAVLFTGIVALYIASGLTGFIGLEVVAQLFNCMVGLLLIALLTWGYIRYSGQYRELGGAIDSGAAYVLEQATSHIGNSTQAAVRDAVAGRPPSDKKAQ from the exons ATGTTGTCCCCTCAGCGAGCGGTAGCGGCTGCATCGGGAGGAGCAG GTGATGCTATGGAGAGCGGAAAGCCTGGTCCAGTGCAGGTTGTTTTGGTTCAGAAAGACCAACATTCCTTTGAGCTAGAAGAGAAAGCTTTGGCCAGCATCCTCTTACAGGACCACATCCGAGAGCTTGATGTGGTGGTGGTGTCGGTGGCTGGTGCCTTCCGAAAGGGCAAGTCCTTCTTGCTGGACTTCATGCTACGATACTTATATTTCCAG AAGGAAGGTGGCCATTCAAACTGGTTGGGTGACCCAGAAGAACCGTTGACAGGGTTTTCATGGCGAGGGGGCTCTGACCCAGAAACCACCGGAATTCAGATCTGGAGTGAGGTTTTCACTGTGGAGAAGCCAGGTGGAAAGAAG gTTGCAGTTGTTCTGATGGATACCCAGGGGGCATTTGACAGCCAGTCCACTGTGAAAGACTGTGCTACCATCTTTGCTCTGAGCACCATGACTAGCTCTGTTCAG atttaTAATTTGTCCCAGAACATTCAAGAAGATGATCTTCAACAGCTGCAG ctcttcACAGAATATGGTCGTCTGGCGATGGATGAAATTTTCCAAAAACCCTTCCAG ACACTGATGTTCCTGGTTCGAGACTGGAGTTTCCCTTATGAATACAACTATGGATTACAGGGAGGAATGTCATTTTTGGAAAAGCGTCTACAG GTAAAAGAACATCAACATGAAGAAATTCAGAATGTCCGGAATCACATCCATTCATGTTTCTCCAGCGTCTCCTGTTTTCTACTACCACATCCAGGACTCCAGGTGGCCACAAGCCCTGACTTTGATGGCAAATTGAAAG ACATTGCCAGTGAATTCAAAGAGCAGTTACAGACACTGATCCTGTATGTATTAAACCCAGCCAACTTAATGGAGAAGGAGATCAATGGCTCAAAAGTCACCTGTCGGGGACTGCTGGAGTATTTTAAG GCATATATTAAAATTTACCAAGGAGAAGATCTGCCTCACCCCAAATCCATGCTTCAG GCCACCGCTGAAGCCAACAATTTAGCAGCTGCAGCCTCTGCCAAGGACGTTTATTACAACAACATGGAAGAG GTTTGTGGGGGAGACAAACCATATTTGTCTCCAGACATTCTAGAGGAGAAGCACTGCGAATTCAAACAGCTTGCTCTGGACCATTTTAAGAAGACGAAAAAGATGGGCGGGAAGGATTTTAGCCTTCGTTACcagcaggagctggaggaggagatcAAGGAACTCTATGAGAACTTCTGCAAGCACAACAGTAGCAAGAATGTCTTTAGCACGTTCCGAACCCCTGCAGTGCTCTTCACGGGCATCGTGGCTCTATACATCGCCTCTGGCCTCACTGGCTTTATTGGTCTTGAGGTGGTGGCCCAGCTGTTCAACTGTATGGTTGGACTGCTGTTAATAGCACTTCTCACCTGGGGGTACATCAGGTACTCTGGTCAGTATCGTGAGCTGGGCGGTGCTATTGATTCTGGTGCAGCGTATGTGTTAGAGCAG GCCACTTCTCACATCGGTAATTCCACTCAGGCTGCTGTAAGGGATGCAGTTGCTGGGAGACCACCCTCGGATAAAAAAGCTCAGTAG